The following are encoded in a window of Rubellicoccus peritrichatus genomic DNA:
- the pstA gene encoding phosphate ABC transporter permease PstA, with the protein MNQQNHNKVTKKRSGVLPVWLLGAGLATGLLMIGLLFVIIIMNGLAVFWPREVVLITLHHESGAGPGGRTEFGASILDQRSISGSSEGSEEYYLYVGSDEVLGDKFHYIPLEDVIDLSKPKAAMVAERYAHGSALLIPESLEDENGAIVMANSPQFNEALKKAISNSAEKRKALHDLESGDIAKVNRALEMLAINERKLLNNSTQSTQLEELRKERTALEKRHESLAAIAQSLRDEANQAKLYYRLLSGEAITQPIQEILSVHQPNAMGIFDKIWYFITHFIKYALDDPREGNTEGGIFPIIVGTFVLTILMSIVVMPLGVIAAIYLREYARPGPIVQFVRIAVSNLAGVPSIVYGVFGLGFFVYFLGGHIDTLFFSDRLPSPTFGTGGIIWAALTLALLTVPVVIVATEESLAAFPQGIREASLACGASRFQTLIRIILPASAPGMITGLVLAIARAAGEVAPLMLVGVVAFAPDLPFDQIAPYVHLDRKFMHMGYHIYSLGFLTQDSEAAKPMVFATTFLLIMLVVVLNIGAMLLRDKMRKRYSSETF; encoded by the coding sequence ATGAATCAGCAAAATCATAATAAAGTAACAAAGAAAAGGTCCGGTGTGTTGCCGGTCTGGTTACTTGGAGCAGGCCTGGCTACCGGCCTGCTCATGATTGGCTTACTCTTCGTCATAATAATCATGAACGGCCTGGCTGTTTTTTGGCCACGTGAAGTTGTTCTGATAACACTACATCACGAGAGTGGTGCCGGCCCAGGTGGAAGAACAGAATTCGGTGCCTCAATTCTCGATCAGCGTTCAATTTCCGGAAGCAGTGAAGGCAGTGAAGAATATTATCTTTACGTAGGAAGCGATGAAGTGCTGGGAGATAAATTCCACTATATTCCACTGGAAGATGTCATAGATCTCTCTAAACCAAAAGCTGCCATGGTCGCCGAACGCTATGCCCATGGTAGTGCACTGTTGATTCCAGAATCCCTTGAGGACGAGAATGGGGCAATCGTGATGGCAAACTCGCCTCAATTTAATGAAGCGCTGAAAAAGGCGATTTCCAACAGTGCTGAAAAACGTAAAGCCCTTCACGACCTGGAATCCGGTGATATCGCCAAAGTGAACCGAGCGCTCGAAATGCTCGCAATTAACGAACGCAAGTTACTGAATAACTCAACTCAAAGCACTCAACTGGAAGAGCTGAGGAAAGAAAGAACAGCCCTGGAAAAACGTCACGAATCCCTTGCAGCTATAGCTCAAAGTCTACGCGATGAGGCAAATCAGGCAAAGCTCTATTACCGCCTGTTGTCAGGTGAGGCAATAACCCAGCCAATCCAGGAAATCCTTTCAGTGCATCAACCAAATGCGATGGGGATTTTTGACAAAATTTGGTATTTCATAACTCATTTCATAAAGTATGCACTTGACGACCCCAGAGAGGGAAATACCGAAGGCGGTATTTTTCCAATCATTGTCGGGACATTCGTCCTAACCATATTAATGAGTATCGTTGTTATGCCACTTGGTGTCATCGCAGCAATCTATCTTCGTGAATACGCTCGCCCCGGGCCTATCGTACAGTTTGTTCGTATCGCAGTCAGTAACCTTGCTGGAGTACCTTCAATTGTCTATGGAGTGTTTGGCCTCGGCTTCTTCGTTTACTTCCTTGGAGGCCATATCGATACCTTGTTTTTTTCAGATCGATTACCAAGCCCCACTTTTGGGACAGGCGGTATTATATGGGCAGCACTGACCCTGGCGCTCCTAACGGTACCAGTCGTTATTGTGGCCACAGAAGAATCACTGGCCGCATTTCCGCAAGGTATTCGGGAAGCATCCCTGGCCTGTGGGGCATCACGCTTCCAAACTTTAATACGAATTATCCTACCGGCTAGTGCTCCAGGAATGATAACTGGTCTGGTCCTCGCGATTGCCCGGGCGGCGGGTGAAGTCGCCCCGCTTATGCTCGTTGGCGTTGTAGCCTTTGCCCCGGATTTACCCTTTGATCAAATCGCACCTTATGTTCACCTCGACCGGAAATTCATGCATATGGGCTATCATATTTACTCACTTGGCTTTTTAACCCAAGACTCGGAAGCCGCCAAGCCCATGGTTTTTGCAACCACCTTCCTTTTGATCATGCTTGTAGTTGTTCTTAATATAGGAGCAATGCTTCTACGTGATAAAATGCGCAAACGCTATTCGAGTGAAACGTTTTAA
- the phoU gene encoding phosphate signaling complex protein PhoU, whose amino-acid sequence MNPYFQGELNDVRSKLVLMGEKSIEIVRLALEALVTEETELAKQVIEMDDEIDLLEKQIDSDCIRYISLRAPVASDLRLLAVSMKACHDLERVGDEASSVSKRAIRLMRFGPINDLFGIKPMGDLVVKQLREALNSFINEDLKKAFQVPLKDRKVDDINRDNFQILTDMVKSNPNSVDQAFELIFISKSLERIGDHATNIAEDVIFLLEGDDIRHTDVTKRSAEST is encoded by the coding sequence ATGAATCCTTATTTTCAGGGAGAACTGAATGACGTCCGATCAAAGCTGGTTTTGATGGGAGAGAAGTCTATTGAAATTGTTCGCCTGGCATTGGAAGCCCTTGTCACTGAAGAAACGGAATTAGCAAAACAAGTCATCGAAATGGATGACGAAATCGATCTACTCGAAAAACAAATCGACAGCGATTGCATTCGTTACATTTCACTGAGAGCTCCTGTGGCTTCTGATCTACGTCTGTTAGCTGTTTCCATGAAGGCCTGCCACGATCTGGAGCGCGTTGGAGATGAGGCATCTTCGGTTTCAAAACGTGCGATTCGCCTGATGCGCTTTGGTCCAATTAATGATTTGTTTGGAATCAAGCCAATGGGTGATCTGGTTGTGAAACAACTACGAGAAGCTCTTAACAGCTTTATCAACGAGGATTTGAAGAAAGCTTTTCAAGTTCCACTTAAAGACCGAAAAGTGGATGATATCAATCGGGACAATTTCCAAATCCTGACAGATATGGTGAAATCGAATCCCAATTCGGTGGATCAGGCATTTGAGCTGATTTTCATCTCCAAAAGCCTCGAACGAATCGGAGACCACGCGACCAACATTGCGGAGGACGTGATTTTTCTGCTTGAAGGTGATGATATACGCCACACCGATGTGACAAAACGCTCTGCAGAAAGCACGTAA
- a CDS encoding S8 family serine peptidase: MSSRKNKLLIAATLLLAVGFIVFQSLRSTDTRSKSNTVQHAKQNDGNLTQTPPAVSPQNQNQYSTPFPSDPLLNAGSTIPNRHPRWPKAIVQDYRNTASSDSDITIREWILDIGRPDLPIKVVEKVAFEGEPEEEVLSYLEMAANRVLISISTNEIETLSSEFPDTELQLLAENAMILTASTFDLDTVDRLMKEAQANESILFAEPDYVVRPSVVPNDPRFSGQWGLNNASSSGADIDAPQAWDVRRNAASLIVAVTDSGLRTTHEDIRTNLWTNPNETLDGIDNDGNGIIDDVNGFSAINDSNNLTDNLGHGTHVAGIIGAQGNNGLGITGVAWDVQIMALKFLEEGGGSTSDAIQLIDYAVAKGADLINASWGGPGGSALLSQAIARAQSNGIPFVAAAGNDSLNNDTNASFPANFTHDNIVSVGSSTSNDTPSSFSNFGSTSVDVFAPGSGILSIWNTSNSAYQSLSGTSMAAPMVCGALAIIAAQYPQESYLEWIQRIVAGVDRPAALQGLSVSGGRINLNTSLSATGGDLPPVITTRLPNQQIAVGGTLVLSVVATGTEPLSYSWSRNNSAIPGQTGATLTLNNLQIGDSGTYQVLVSNAAGVATSTAEVLVTDEVVSIAAAFDAPDQNFLVSGDAPWELVQNNSVVGSQSLRSSPIADNESSIIQTTVTGPGTLCFWWRVSSESGFDYLNFSINGILQRRISGETSWQQVCADLGAGNHTLRWGYIKDSAVSDGTDAGFLDGFSFFSDEDNAPQIIRQPVSQVVSTGASTSFSVTVESPETPQYQWLKNEGELFNSGKYSDVNSATLKINSVNEADHGLYSVRVINSTATRVSSLAQLTVNDALEPRILTQPEGATIGVSADLTLSVEVDGSAPFTYAWLKDDSPISGATEKQLSITNSNLQDSGNYKVRVTNTAGSVDSEIAEILVIEVSILPVFLKHPVSSHLKAGDTLNLSVSVGGATPRTIKWFKNGTEINGETTEQLLINEASIDDTATYWAEVTNEFGTAKSRLAIVSVLSQPDALIAAINAEGSGITLENTEGPGWFPQSNVTDTDSLAMQSGSIGPLQSSSLTSYVRGPGTLFFRWKVSSQPGSDFLQFRVNGSTIFGIAGEHEWETRSFELLEGINRLDWVYTKSAIVDAGEDAGFLDRIFLSDGAVPHDALSYFPGSADAGNGWIFIPNIEFLFGDGFRWVYHPQHQWWYLFGLGGNETWIYDLGLGWIHLTSANYPSVFSARENAWLFYDIGSTNPRVFINIETQKAVDAGF; the protein is encoded by the coding sequence ATGTCATCTAGAAAAAATAAACTATTAATTGCTGCTACACTGTTATTGGCAGTGGGTTTTATCGTTTTTCAAAGCCTCAGGAGCACGGATACTCGGTCAAAATCAAATACTGTTCAGCATGCGAAACAAAACGACGGGAATTTGACTCAAACACCACCTGCGGTTTCACCACAAAACCAGAATCAATATAGTACTCCGTTTCCCTCTGATCCTTTATTGAATGCTGGAAGCACAATACCAAACAGGCACCCGCGCTGGCCTAAGGCTATCGTTCAAGATTACCGTAATACAGCGAGTTCAGATTCAGACATCACTATTCGCGAATGGATTCTTGATATCGGCAGACCTGATCTCCCCATCAAGGTTGTTGAAAAAGTAGCCTTCGAAGGAGAGCCAGAAGAAGAAGTTTTGAGCTATTTGGAAATGGCTGCAAACCGCGTGCTCATTTCAATATCAACAAACGAAATTGAGACGCTTTCCAGTGAGTTTCCAGACACGGAGTTACAACTACTGGCCGAAAATGCCATGATTTTAACAGCCTCTACTTTTGACCTCGATACGGTTGATAGACTCATGAAAGAGGCCCAGGCAAACGAAAGTATACTCTTTGCCGAACCAGATTATGTTGTTCGCCCTTCAGTAGTTCCCAACGATCCTAGATTCAGCGGCCAGTGGGGCCTCAACAACGCCAGTTCTTCAGGAGCGGATATCGATGCTCCTCAAGCATGGGATGTACGTAGAAATGCTGCCAGCCTGATTGTTGCTGTAACCGACTCAGGCCTGCGAACCACCCACGAAGATATCAGGACCAACCTTTGGACAAATCCAAATGAAACACTCGATGGTATCGATAATGATGGAAACGGTATTATTGATGACGTGAATGGCTTCAGCGCAATTAACGACAGCAACAACCTTACTGATAACCTAGGACATGGAACTCATGTTGCAGGGATTATCGGGGCTCAAGGCAACAATGGCCTTGGTATTACAGGAGTTGCCTGGGACGTGCAAATTATGGCGCTCAAATTCCTGGAAGAAGGAGGTGGGTCAACTTCTGACGCCATTCAGTTGATTGATTATGCCGTAGCAAAAGGTGCAGATTTGATTAATGCCAGCTGGGGTGGCCCTGGAGGATCCGCCTTGCTGTCTCAGGCAATCGCACGCGCGCAATCAAACGGTATTCCATTCGTTGCGGCGGCTGGAAATGATTCACTGAATAATGATACCAACGCCTCATTTCCAGCCAATTTCACTCATGACAATATCGTCTCGGTTGGTAGCTCAACTTCAAATGATACTCCATCATCATTCTCCAATTTCGGCTCAACCTCAGTGGACGTATTTGCTCCCGGGAGCGGTATTCTATCCATTTGGAACACCAGTAACAGTGCTTACCAGAGCCTGAGTGGAACGTCGATGGCAGCACCAATGGTCTGTGGAGCATTAGCGATCATCGCGGCACAGTATCCGCAGGAATCATATCTGGAATGGATTCAGCGTATTGTTGCAGGTGTTGATCGACCAGCTGCATTACAAGGATTATCAGTATCGGGTGGTAGAATAAATCTGAACACTTCACTCAGTGCTACAGGCGGTGATTTACCGCCAGTGATAACAACCAGACTCCCAAATCAGCAAATTGCCGTTGGTGGAACTCTCGTGTTGTCCGTTGTCGCAACAGGAACGGAGCCATTAAGCTATTCCTGGTCACGAAATAATTCTGCAATTCCTGGGCAAACTGGAGCCACCCTGACTTTGAACAACCTACAAATCGGAGACTCCGGAACGTATCAAGTGCTCGTTAGCAATGCAGCTGGCGTGGCGACAAGCACAGCAGAGGTTCTCGTAACAGACGAGGTGGTTTCAATAGCGGCGGCATTCGACGCTCCAGACCAGAATTTCCTGGTTTCAGGCGATGCGCCATGGGAGCTGGTTCAGAATAACTCTGTAGTTGGTAGCCAGTCGCTAAGAAGCAGCCCAATCGCTGACAATGAGTCATCGATCATTCAAACAACTGTCACTGGCCCAGGAACTCTCTGTTTTTGGTGGAGGGTCTCATCTGAATCAGGTTTTGATTACCTTAACTTCTCCATTAACGGAATCTTACAAAGGCGCATTTCAGGCGAAACCAGCTGGCAACAGGTGTGTGCCGATTTAGGGGCAGGCAATCATACCTTGCGATGGGGTTATATTAAAGATTCTGCGGTATCGGATGGCACTGATGCCGGTTTCCTCGACGGTTTCAGCTTTTTTTCAGATGAAGATAATGCACCACAGATCATTAGGCAACCAGTCAGCCAAGTTGTATCAACTGGGGCATCAACGAGTTTTTCCGTAACAGTAGAATCTCCTGAAACACCACAATACCAATGGCTTAAAAATGAGGGTGAACTTTTCAACAGTGGCAAGTATTCCGATGTCAATTCTGCTACCTTAAAAATCAACTCAGTCAATGAGGCTGATCATGGGCTCTACTCCGTGCGTGTTATTAATTCTACAGCTACACGGGTCAGCTCACTAGCCCAACTGACGGTTAATGATGCTCTGGAGCCACGTATTTTGACTCAACCTGAAGGAGCAACGATTGGAGTTAGTGCTGACCTGACTCTTTCAGTCGAAGTCGATGGTTCTGCTCCATTTACGTATGCTTGGCTCAAAGACGATTCGCCGATATCAGGAGCAACCGAAAAGCAGCTGAGCATCACCAATTCCAACCTGCAAGACTCTGGGAATTACAAGGTTAGAGTAACAAACACCGCAGGCAGTGTGGATAGTGAAATAGCAGAAATACTGGTCATCGAAGTTTCGATTCTACCAGTGTTTCTAAAGCACCCGGTTTCTTCACATCTGAAAGCTGGCGACACGCTAAACCTTTCTGTCTCGGTAGGCGGTGCCACCCCTCGCACGATTAAATGGTTCAAGAATGGTACCGAAATCAACGGTGAAACGACTGAACAGCTACTGATCAATGAAGCTAGTATTGACGACACCGCGACTTATTGGGCTGAAGTCACCAACGAATTTGGAACAGCCAAGAGCCGCCTGGCAATCGTCAGTGTCTTAAGCCAACCAGATGCCCTAATCGCCGCAATCAATGCAGAAGGCAGTGGGATCACCCTTGAAAACACTGAAGGGCCGGGCTGGTTTCCTCAGAGCAATGTCACTGACACAGACTCATTAGCCATGCAAAGTGGCTCGATAGGCCCCCTACAATCGTCATCTCTCACTTCATACGTCAGAGGCCCAGGAACACTTTTCTTCCGGTGGAAAGTCTCATCGCAGCCCGGAAGTGATTTTCTTCAATTTCGTGTTAATGGTTCAACCATCTTTGGCATCGCAGGAGAGCACGAATGGGAAACAAGATCTTTTGAACTCCTGGAAGGCATTAATCGACTTGATTGGGTCTACACCAAAAGTGCCATTGTTGATGCCGGCGAAGACGCTGGCTTCCTCGATCGAATCTTCCTTTCCGATGGAGCCGTCCCTCATGACGCTTTGAGCTATTTCCCTGGGTCCGCCGACGCTGGTAATGGCTGGATTTTTATTCCGAATATAGAATTTCTTTTTGGTGATGGTTTTCGATGGGTCTATCATCCACAACACCAATGGTGGTACCTGTTTGGACTAGGCGGTAATGAAACCTGGATTTACGATCTGGGGCTCGGTTGGATCCATTTAACTTCTGCCAATTATCCATCAGTCTTCTCAGCAAGAGAAAATGCATGGCTCTTCTACGATATTGGATCAACGAATCCTCGTGTGTTTATTAACATTGAAACACAAAAGGCAGTCGACGCTGGGTTTTGA
- the pstB gene encoding phosphate ABC transporter ATP-binding protein PstB, with protein sequence MSSTKEQSVENDIPNSVATNEEAIEPFIDFQNDFSFWYGKEQVLVDLNFSIPPKEVTAFIGPSGCGKSTLLRCINRMNDLVDQTRHSGDIKINGKSIYAPELEVISLRRRVGMVFQKSNPFPKTVYENVAYGLRVSGENRKSILDDVVEQSLRRAALWDEVRDRLNDNAFSLSGGQQQRLCIARAIANEPEIILMDEPCSALDPIATGKIEELIHYLKRDFTIVVVTHNMQQAARVSDRTAFFYMGKLVEYRQTEQIFMNPKDPKTEAYVSGRFG encoded by the coding sequence ATGAGTTCAACCAAAGAGCAATCCGTAGAAAACGACATACCCAATTCGGTTGCCACAAATGAGGAGGCTATCGAGCCATTTATCGACTTTCAGAATGACTTTAGTTTTTGGTATGGCAAAGAGCAGGTCCTCGTTGATCTAAACTTCTCTATCCCACCAAAGGAAGTCACTGCTTTCATTGGCCCTTCCGGCTGCGGTAAATCCACGTTACTTCGCTGCATCAACCGAATGAACGACCTGGTGGATCAAACACGACATTCCGGCGATATCAAAATTAACGGGAAGAGCATCTACGCGCCAGAGCTGGAAGTTATTTCCCTGAGGCGGAGAGTGGGTATGGTTTTCCAAAAATCCAACCCCTTCCCCAAAACAGTTTATGAAAATGTCGCCTATGGACTGAGAGTTTCAGGCGAAAACCGAAAGAGTATTCTGGACGATGTTGTTGAGCAAAGCCTGCGACGTGCCGCTCTGTGGGATGAAGTGAGAGATCGCCTCAATGACAACGCATTCAGTTTATCCGGAGGACAACAGCAGCGACTCTGCATCGCACGCGCAATTGCTAACGAGCCCGAGATCATTCTCATGGATGAGCCCTGCTCAGCCCTTGACCCAATCGCCACAGGAAAAATCGAAGAGCTCATCCACTACCTGAAGAGAGATTTCACAATCGTCGTAGTTACCCACAATATGCAACAAGCCGCACGAGTCTCGGACCGGACCGCCTTTTTCTACATGGGCAAACTGGTTGAGTACCGTCAAACCGAACAAATTTTCATGAATCCCAAAGACCCGAAAACCGAAGCATATGTTTCAGGAAGGTTTGGCTGA